In a genomic window of Rhododendron vialii isolate Sample 1 chromosome 12a, ASM3025357v1:
- the LOC131311820 gene encoding putative transcription elongation factor SPT5 homolog 1 isoform X2, with product MSHRRRDDSDEELEREEDEEEALDEEDGKCGRKRRRSEFIDDVAEEDEDEDEEEEDGEFYDGGGGRRGGDRPKRRAGSLYIDEYAKVDSDGEEDDDDGGEEDFIVDHVTDLQDEDDVRRMHCRSLSPREDDQEDVEALERSIQARYARLSHTEYDEERQETTDVEQQALLPSVRDPKFWMVKCKTGHEREAAVCLMQKYLDEGSELQIRSAIALDHLKDYIYVEADKEAHVKEACKGMRLIHGNTKIILVPIKEMTDVVSVKSKAIDLSRDTWVRVKKGDYKGDLAKVVDVDNVQQRVTVKLIPRIDLQALANKLEEREVPKKKGFVPPARFMNVDEAREMRIRVERRYDPMTGDYFENIGGMMFKDGFLYKNVSIKSISTQNIQPTFDEFEKFRQPVEHGVGDMASLSTVFANRKKCHFMKGDQVIIVKGDLKNLKGWVEKVDEDNVHIRSNAEGLPKTLAVNEKELCKYFEPGNHVKVVCGASEGATGMVIKVEGHVVIIVSDTNKEDIRVLADNVAESSEVTSGVTRTGGYELHDLVVGRSCGNGKRNGGTLASRFSHLRTPTHVLQSLGKFPRGAPMDSGARHRGGRGHDPLVGTTVKVCQGPFKGYRGRVVDFKGSSVRIELESKVVAVDRHHISDNTVVSTPYRGTGSETPMHPSRTPLHPYMAQMRDPGATPIHDGMRTPMRDRAWNPYTPMSPPRDNWENASPGSWGTSPQYQPGSPSRRYEAPTPGSGWANTPSDIYGEAGMPRANALSPYLPSTPGGHPMTPSSASYLPDTPGWQPMTPGRSGLDVMSPAAGGDDEELWALPDILVNVRRSGEDTVIGVVRDVLSDGLCRINLGSSGNGDTVIAHSSQIDLVVPRKSDKVKIMSGALRGSTGKLIGVDGSDGIVKQDATFEVMILEINILAKVAQS from the exons ATGTCTCACCGGCGTCGAGACGACAGCGACGAGGAGCTCGAGCGAGAGGAAGACGAGGAGGAGGCTCTGGACGAGGAGGACGGAAAGTGTGGCCGCAAGCGTCGGAGATCTGAGTTCATAGACGACGTGGCGGAGGAGGATGAAGAcgaggatgaggaggaggaggacggtGAGTTTTacgacggtggtggtggtcgtcgAGGAGGCGACCGCCCCAAGAGGCGGGCAGGGTCTCTATACATCGACGAGTATGCGAAGGTGGATAGCGACGGGGAAGAAGACGATGATGATGGCGGCGAAgagg ACTTCATAGTAGATCATGTGACTGATCTACAAGATGAAGATGACGTTAGAAGGATGCACTGCCGCTCATTGTCGCCAAGGGAGGATGACCAAGAAGATGTTGAAGCTCTTGAGAGAAGTATTCAGGCAAGATACGCCAGATTGAGTCACACAGAATATGATGAGGAGAGACAGGAGACAACAGATGTAGAGCAACAAGCTCTTTTGCCATCTGTTAGGGATCCGAAGTTTTGGATGGTGAAATGTAAG ACTGGTCATGAGCGGGAGGCAGCTGTTTGCCTGATGCAGAAGTATCTTGATGAAGGATCTGAGTTGCAAATTAGGTCAGCCATAGCTCTTGACCATCTCAAGGACTACATATATGTTGAGGCAGACAAAGAAGCCCATGTGAAGGAG GCTTGCAAGGGTATGCGCTTAATTCATGGGAATACTAAAATAATACTCGTTCCAATCAAAGAAATGACTGATGTTGTCTCAGTGAAAAGCAAAGCAATTGATCTTTCCAGGGATACTTGGGTCAGAGTGAAGAAAGGAGATTATAAAGGGGATCTCGCTAAA GTTGTGGACGTGGATAATGTGCAGCAGAGAGTTACAGTAAAACTAATCCCACGGATTGACTTACAGGCCCTTGCAAATAAATTG GAAGAAAGGGAAGTCCCAAAAAAGAAGGGATTTGTTCCACCTGCACGTTTTATGAATGTTGATGAAGCTAG AGAAATGCGTATACGTGTGGAGCGTAGATATGACCCAATGACCGGCGATTACTTTGAGAATATAGGTGGCATGATGTTCAAGGATGGTTTCCTTTATAAAAATGTCTCCATCAAATCAATCAGCACTCAGAACATACAACCAACTTTTGATGAATTCGAGAAATTTCGGCAACCCGTCGAGCATGGAGTTGGAGATATGGCTAGTTTGTCAACAGTGTTTGCAAACAGGAAGAAATGCCATTTTATGAAGGGTGATCAAGTTATTATTGTGAAGGGAGATCTCAAAAATTTGAAGGGATGGGTTGAGAAAGTTGATGAAGACAATGTCCACATCAGATCAAATGCGGAGGGCCTCCCC aaaactcTTGCTGTGAATGAAAAGGAGCTTTGCAAGTACTTTGAACCTGGGAATCATGTGAAGGTTGTCTGTGGTGCTTCAGAAGGCGCAACTGGTATGGTCATAAAGGTCGAGGGGCATGTAGTTATCATAGTGTCCGATACAAATAAAGAAGAT ATACGTGTCCTTGCGGATAATGTTGCAGAGAGCTCTGAGGTGACTTCTGGTGTTACCAGAACCGGGGGATATGAGCTTCACGATCTTGTGGTTGGTAGATCATGTGGGAACGGCAAAAGAAAT GGTGGTACACTGGCTTCAAGATTTTCtcatctcagaactccaactcATGTTCTGCAATCCCTAGGGAAATTTCCTAGAGGCGCTCCAATGGACT CTGGAGCAAGGCATAGAGGTGGTAGAGGACATGATCCATTGGTCGGTACCACAGTAAAAGTTTGTCAGGGGCCTTTCAAGGGATATCGTGGACGCGTCGTTGATTTTAAAGGCTCATCTGTGAGGATCGAGTTGGAGTCGAAAGTAGTAGCAG TTGATCGTCATCATATTTCTGATAACACGGTTGTTTCGACTCCTTATCG TGGTACGGGTAGTGAGACCCCCATGCATCCTTCACGCACACCATTGCATCCATATATGGCTCAGATGAGAGATCCTGGAG CAACTCCTATTCATGATGGAATGAGGACACCTATGCGTGACAGAGCATGGAATCCGTACACACCAATGAGTCCACCTAG GGATAACTGGGAAAATGCAAGCCCTGGTTCTTGGGGAACAAGTCCACAGTATCAG CCTGGAAGTCCTTCAAGGAGATATGAGGCGCCTACTCCTGGTTCAGGTTGGGCCAACACTCCCAGCGACATTTATGGTGAGGCTGGAATGCCAAGGG CAAATGCCCTGAGCCCATACCTGCCATCCACTCCTGGTGGACATCCGATGACACCAAGTTCAGCTTCATATCTTCCTGACACTCCTGGTTGGCAACCAATGACACCTGGAAGAAGTGGGTTGGATGTAATGTCTCCTGCAGCAG GTGGGGATGATGAAGAACTTTGGGCACTTCCAGACATATTGGTTAATGTACGCAGGTCTGGTGAAGACACTGTCATTGGAGTTGTTCGAGATGTGCTTTCG
- the LOC131311820 gene encoding putative transcription elongation factor SPT5 homolog 1 isoform X1 produces the protein MSHRRRDDSDEELEREEDEEEALDEEDGKCGRKRRRSEFIDDVAEEDEDEDEEEEDGEFYDGGGGRRGGDRPKRRAGSLYIDEYAKVDSDGEEDDDDGGEEDFIVDHVTDLQDEDDVRRMHCRSLSPREDDQEDVEALERSIQARYARLSHTEYDEERQETTDVEQQALLPSVRDPKFWMVKCKTGHEREAAVCLMQKYLDEGSELQIRSAIALDHLKDYIYVEADKEAHVKEACKGMRLIHGNTKIILVPIKEMTDVVSVKSKAIDLSRDTWVRVKKGDYKGDLAKVVDVDNVQQRVTVKLIPRIDLQALANKLEEREVPKKKGFVPPARFMNVDEAREMRIRVERRYDPMTGDYFENIGGMMFKDGFLYKNVSIKSISTQNIQPTFDEFEKFRQPVEHGVGDMASLSTVFANRKKCHFMKGDQVIIVKGDLKNLKGWVEKVDEDNVHIRSNAEGLPKTLAVNEKELCKYFEPGNHVKVVCGASEGATGMVIKVEGHVVIIVSDTNKEDIRVLADNVAESSEVTSGVTRTGGYELHDLVVGRSCGNGKRNGGTLASRFSHLRTPTHVLQSLGKFPRGAPMDSGARHRGGRGHDPLVGTTVKVCQGPFKGYRGRVVDFKGSSVRIELESKVVAVDRHHISDNTVVSTPYRSGTGSETPMHPSRTPLHPYMAQMRDPGATPIHDGMRTPMRDRAWNPYTPMSPPRDNWENASPGSWGTSPQYQPGSPSRRYEAPTPGSGWANTPSDIYGEAGMPRANALSPYLPSTPGGHPMTPSSASYLPDTPGWQPMTPGRSGLDVMSPAAGGDDEELWALPDILVNVRRSGEDTVIGVVRDVLSDGLCRINLGSSGNGDTVIAHSSQIDLVVPRKSDKVKIMSGALRGSTGKLIGVDGSDGIVKQDATFEVMILEINILAKVAQS, from the exons ATGTCTCACCGGCGTCGAGACGACAGCGACGAGGAGCTCGAGCGAGAGGAAGACGAGGAGGAGGCTCTGGACGAGGAGGACGGAAAGTGTGGCCGCAAGCGTCGGAGATCTGAGTTCATAGACGACGTGGCGGAGGAGGATGAAGAcgaggatgaggaggaggaggacggtGAGTTTTacgacggtggtggtggtcgtcgAGGAGGCGACCGCCCCAAGAGGCGGGCAGGGTCTCTATACATCGACGAGTATGCGAAGGTGGATAGCGACGGGGAAGAAGACGATGATGATGGCGGCGAAgagg ACTTCATAGTAGATCATGTGACTGATCTACAAGATGAAGATGACGTTAGAAGGATGCACTGCCGCTCATTGTCGCCAAGGGAGGATGACCAAGAAGATGTTGAAGCTCTTGAGAGAAGTATTCAGGCAAGATACGCCAGATTGAGTCACACAGAATATGATGAGGAGAGACAGGAGACAACAGATGTAGAGCAACAAGCTCTTTTGCCATCTGTTAGGGATCCGAAGTTTTGGATGGTGAAATGTAAG ACTGGTCATGAGCGGGAGGCAGCTGTTTGCCTGATGCAGAAGTATCTTGATGAAGGATCTGAGTTGCAAATTAGGTCAGCCATAGCTCTTGACCATCTCAAGGACTACATATATGTTGAGGCAGACAAAGAAGCCCATGTGAAGGAG GCTTGCAAGGGTATGCGCTTAATTCATGGGAATACTAAAATAATACTCGTTCCAATCAAAGAAATGACTGATGTTGTCTCAGTGAAAAGCAAAGCAATTGATCTTTCCAGGGATACTTGGGTCAGAGTGAAGAAAGGAGATTATAAAGGGGATCTCGCTAAA GTTGTGGACGTGGATAATGTGCAGCAGAGAGTTACAGTAAAACTAATCCCACGGATTGACTTACAGGCCCTTGCAAATAAATTG GAAGAAAGGGAAGTCCCAAAAAAGAAGGGATTTGTTCCACCTGCACGTTTTATGAATGTTGATGAAGCTAG AGAAATGCGTATACGTGTGGAGCGTAGATATGACCCAATGACCGGCGATTACTTTGAGAATATAGGTGGCATGATGTTCAAGGATGGTTTCCTTTATAAAAATGTCTCCATCAAATCAATCAGCACTCAGAACATACAACCAACTTTTGATGAATTCGAGAAATTTCGGCAACCCGTCGAGCATGGAGTTGGAGATATGGCTAGTTTGTCAACAGTGTTTGCAAACAGGAAGAAATGCCATTTTATGAAGGGTGATCAAGTTATTATTGTGAAGGGAGATCTCAAAAATTTGAAGGGATGGGTTGAGAAAGTTGATGAAGACAATGTCCACATCAGATCAAATGCGGAGGGCCTCCCC aaaactcTTGCTGTGAATGAAAAGGAGCTTTGCAAGTACTTTGAACCTGGGAATCATGTGAAGGTTGTCTGTGGTGCTTCAGAAGGCGCAACTGGTATGGTCATAAAGGTCGAGGGGCATGTAGTTATCATAGTGTCCGATACAAATAAAGAAGAT ATACGTGTCCTTGCGGATAATGTTGCAGAGAGCTCTGAGGTGACTTCTGGTGTTACCAGAACCGGGGGATATGAGCTTCACGATCTTGTGGTTGGTAGATCATGTGGGAACGGCAAAAGAAAT GGTGGTACACTGGCTTCAAGATTTTCtcatctcagaactccaactcATGTTCTGCAATCCCTAGGGAAATTTCCTAGAGGCGCTCCAATGGACT CTGGAGCAAGGCATAGAGGTGGTAGAGGACATGATCCATTGGTCGGTACCACAGTAAAAGTTTGTCAGGGGCCTTTCAAGGGATATCGTGGACGCGTCGTTGATTTTAAAGGCTCATCTGTGAGGATCGAGTTGGAGTCGAAAGTAGTAGCAG TTGATCGTCATCATATTTCTGATAACACGGTTGTTTCGACTCCTTATCG TAGTGGTACGGGTAGTGAGACCCCCATGCATCCTTCACGCACACCATTGCATCCATATATGGCTCAGATGAGAGATCCTGGAG CAACTCCTATTCATGATGGAATGAGGACACCTATGCGTGACAGAGCATGGAATCCGTACACACCAATGAGTCCACCTAG GGATAACTGGGAAAATGCAAGCCCTGGTTCTTGGGGAACAAGTCCACAGTATCAG CCTGGAAGTCCTTCAAGGAGATATGAGGCGCCTACTCCTGGTTCAGGTTGGGCCAACACTCCCAGCGACATTTATGGTGAGGCTGGAATGCCAAGGG CAAATGCCCTGAGCCCATACCTGCCATCCACTCCTGGTGGACATCCGATGACACCAAGTTCAGCTTCATATCTTCCTGACACTCCTGGTTGGCAACCAATGACACCTGGAAGAAGTGGGTTGGATGTAATGTCTCCTGCAGCAG GTGGGGATGATGAAGAACTTTGGGCACTTCCAGACATATTGGTTAATGTACGCAGGTCTGGTGAAGACACTGTCATTGGAGTTGTTCGAGATGTGCTTTCG
- the LOC131311820 gene encoding putative transcription elongation factor SPT5 homolog 1 isoform X3 — translation MSHRRRDDSDEELEREEDEEEALDEEDGKCGRKRRRSEFIDDVAEEDEDEDEEEEDGEFYDGGGGRRGGDRPKRRAGSLYIDEYAKVDSDGEEDDDDGGEEDFIVDHVTDLQDEDDVRRMHCRSLSPREDDQEDVEALERSIQARYARLSHTEYDEERQETTDVEQQALLPSVRDPKFWMVKCKTGHEREAAVCLMQKYLDEGSELQIRSAIALDHLKDYIYVEADKEAHVKEACKGMRLIHGNTKIILVPIKEMTDVVSVKSKAIDLSRDTWVRVKKGDYKGDLAKVVDVDNVQQRVTVKLIPRIDLQALANKLEEREVPKKKGFVPPARFMNVDEAREMRIRVERRYDPMTGDYFENIGGMMFKDGFLYKNVSIKSISTQNIQPTFDEFEKFRQPVEHGVGDMASLSTVFANRKKCHFMKGDQVIIVKGDLKNLKGWVEKVDEDNVHIRSNAEGLPKTLAVNEKELCKYFEPGNHVKVVCGASEGATGMVIKVEGHVVIIVSDTNKEDIRVLADNVAESSEVTSGVTRTGGYELHDLVVGRSCGNGKRNGGTLASRFSHLRTPTHVLQSLGKFPRGAPMDSGARHRGGRGHDPLVGTTVKVCQGPFKGYRGRVVDFKGSSVRIELESKVVAVDRHHISDNTVVSTPYRSGTGSETPMHPSRTPLHPYMAQMRDPGATPIHDGMRTPMRDRAWNPYTPMSPPRDNWENASPGSWGTSPQYQPGSPSRRYEAPTPGSGWANTPSDIYGEAGMPRANALSPYLPSTPGGHPMTPSSASYLPDTPGWQPMTPGRSGDDEELWALPDILVNVRRSGEDTVIGVVRDVLSDGLCRINLGSSGNGDTVIAHSSQIDLVVPRKSDKVKIMSGALRGSTGKLIGVDGSDGIVKQDATFEVMILEINILAKVAQS, via the exons ATGTCTCACCGGCGTCGAGACGACAGCGACGAGGAGCTCGAGCGAGAGGAAGACGAGGAGGAGGCTCTGGACGAGGAGGACGGAAAGTGTGGCCGCAAGCGTCGGAGATCTGAGTTCATAGACGACGTGGCGGAGGAGGATGAAGAcgaggatgaggaggaggaggacggtGAGTTTTacgacggtggtggtggtcgtcgAGGAGGCGACCGCCCCAAGAGGCGGGCAGGGTCTCTATACATCGACGAGTATGCGAAGGTGGATAGCGACGGGGAAGAAGACGATGATGATGGCGGCGAAgagg ACTTCATAGTAGATCATGTGACTGATCTACAAGATGAAGATGACGTTAGAAGGATGCACTGCCGCTCATTGTCGCCAAGGGAGGATGACCAAGAAGATGTTGAAGCTCTTGAGAGAAGTATTCAGGCAAGATACGCCAGATTGAGTCACACAGAATATGATGAGGAGAGACAGGAGACAACAGATGTAGAGCAACAAGCTCTTTTGCCATCTGTTAGGGATCCGAAGTTTTGGATGGTGAAATGTAAG ACTGGTCATGAGCGGGAGGCAGCTGTTTGCCTGATGCAGAAGTATCTTGATGAAGGATCTGAGTTGCAAATTAGGTCAGCCATAGCTCTTGACCATCTCAAGGACTACATATATGTTGAGGCAGACAAAGAAGCCCATGTGAAGGAG GCTTGCAAGGGTATGCGCTTAATTCATGGGAATACTAAAATAATACTCGTTCCAATCAAAGAAATGACTGATGTTGTCTCAGTGAAAAGCAAAGCAATTGATCTTTCCAGGGATACTTGGGTCAGAGTGAAGAAAGGAGATTATAAAGGGGATCTCGCTAAA GTTGTGGACGTGGATAATGTGCAGCAGAGAGTTACAGTAAAACTAATCCCACGGATTGACTTACAGGCCCTTGCAAATAAATTG GAAGAAAGGGAAGTCCCAAAAAAGAAGGGATTTGTTCCACCTGCACGTTTTATGAATGTTGATGAAGCTAG AGAAATGCGTATACGTGTGGAGCGTAGATATGACCCAATGACCGGCGATTACTTTGAGAATATAGGTGGCATGATGTTCAAGGATGGTTTCCTTTATAAAAATGTCTCCATCAAATCAATCAGCACTCAGAACATACAACCAACTTTTGATGAATTCGAGAAATTTCGGCAACCCGTCGAGCATGGAGTTGGAGATATGGCTAGTTTGTCAACAGTGTTTGCAAACAGGAAGAAATGCCATTTTATGAAGGGTGATCAAGTTATTATTGTGAAGGGAGATCTCAAAAATTTGAAGGGATGGGTTGAGAAAGTTGATGAAGACAATGTCCACATCAGATCAAATGCGGAGGGCCTCCCC aaaactcTTGCTGTGAATGAAAAGGAGCTTTGCAAGTACTTTGAACCTGGGAATCATGTGAAGGTTGTCTGTGGTGCTTCAGAAGGCGCAACTGGTATGGTCATAAAGGTCGAGGGGCATGTAGTTATCATAGTGTCCGATACAAATAAAGAAGAT ATACGTGTCCTTGCGGATAATGTTGCAGAGAGCTCTGAGGTGACTTCTGGTGTTACCAGAACCGGGGGATATGAGCTTCACGATCTTGTGGTTGGTAGATCATGTGGGAACGGCAAAAGAAAT GGTGGTACACTGGCTTCAAGATTTTCtcatctcagaactccaactcATGTTCTGCAATCCCTAGGGAAATTTCCTAGAGGCGCTCCAATGGACT CTGGAGCAAGGCATAGAGGTGGTAGAGGACATGATCCATTGGTCGGTACCACAGTAAAAGTTTGTCAGGGGCCTTTCAAGGGATATCGTGGACGCGTCGTTGATTTTAAAGGCTCATCTGTGAGGATCGAGTTGGAGTCGAAAGTAGTAGCAG TTGATCGTCATCATATTTCTGATAACACGGTTGTTTCGACTCCTTATCG TAGTGGTACGGGTAGTGAGACCCCCATGCATCCTTCACGCACACCATTGCATCCATATATGGCTCAGATGAGAGATCCTGGAG CAACTCCTATTCATGATGGAATGAGGACACCTATGCGTGACAGAGCATGGAATCCGTACACACCAATGAGTCCACCTAG GGATAACTGGGAAAATGCAAGCCCTGGTTCTTGGGGAACAAGTCCACAGTATCAG CCTGGAAGTCCTTCAAGGAGATATGAGGCGCCTACTCCTGGTTCAGGTTGGGCCAACACTCCCAGCGACATTTATGGTGAGGCTGGAATGCCAAGGG CAAATGCCCTGAGCCCATACCTGCCATCCACTCCTGGTGGACATCCGATGACACCAAGTTCAGCTTCATATCTTCCTGACACTCCTGGTTGGCAACCAATGACACCTGGAAGAA GTGGGGATGATGAAGAACTTTGGGCACTTCCAGACATATTGGTTAATGTACGCAGGTCTGGTGAAGACACTGTCATTGGAGTTGTTCGAGATGTGCTTTCG
- the LOC131311820 gene encoding putative transcription elongation factor SPT5 homolog 1 isoform X4, with translation MSHRRRDDSDEELEREEDEEEALDEEDGKCGRKRRRSEFIDDVAEEDEDEDEEEEDGEFYDGGGGRRGGDRPKRRAGSLYIDEYAKVDSDGEEDDDDGGEEDFIVDHVTDLQDEDDVRRMHCRSLSPREDDQEDVEALERSIQARYARLSHTEYDEERQETTDVEQQALLPSVRDPKFWMVKCKTGHEREAAVCLMQKYLDEGSELQIRSAIALDHLKDYIYVEADKEAHVKEACKGMRLIHGNTKIILVPIKEMTDVVSVKSKAIDLSRDTWVRVKKGDYKGDLAKVVDVDNVQQRVTVKLIPRIDLQALANKLEEREVPKKKGFVPPARFMNVDEAREMRIRVERRYDPMTGDYFENIGGMMFKDGFLYKNVSIKSISTQNIQPTFDEFEKFRQPVEHGVGDMASLSTVFANRKKCHFMKGDQVIIVKGDLKNLKGWVEKVDEDNVHIRSNAEGLPKTLAVNEKELCKYFEPGNHVKVVCGASEGATGMVIKVEGHVVIIVSDTNKEDIRVLADNVAESSEVTSGVTRTGGYELHDLVVGRSCGNGKRNGGTLASRFSHLRTPTHVLQSLGKFPRGAPMDSGARHRGGRGHDPLVGTTVKVCQGPFKGYRGRVVDFKGSSVRIELESKVVAVDRHHISDNTVVSTPYRSGTGSETPMHPSRTPLHPYMAQMRDPGATPIHDGMRTPMRDRAWNPYTPMSPPRDNWENASPGSWGTSPQYQPGSPSRRYEAPTPGSGWANTPSDIYGEAGMPRANALSPYLPSTPGGHPMTPSSASYLPDTPGWQPMTPGRSGLDVMSPAAGLFALFSHQNLFGGCNTSSI, from the exons ATGTCTCACCGGCGTCGAGACGACAGCGACGAGGAGCTCGAGCGAGAGGAAGACGAGGAGGAGGCTCTGGACGAGGAGGACGGAAAGTGTGGCCGCAAGCGTCGGAGATCTGAGTTCATAGACGACGTGGCGGAGGAGGATGAAGAcgaggatgaggaggaggaggacggtGAGTTTTacgacggtggtggtggtcgtcgAGGAGGCGACCGCCCCAAGAGGCGGGCAGGGTCTCTATACATCGACGAGTATGCGAAGGTGGATAGCGACGGGGAAGAAGACGATGATGATGGCGGCGAAgagg ACTTCATAGTAGATCATGTGACTGATCTACAAGATGAAGATGACGTTAGAAGGATGCACTGCCGCTCATTGTCGCCAAGGGAGGATGACCAAGAAGATGTTGAAGCTCTTGAGAGAAGTATTCAGGCAAGATACGCCAGATTGAGTCACACAGAATATGATGAGGAGAGACAGGAGACAACAGATGTAGAGCAACAAGCTCTTTTGCCATCTGTTAGGGATCCGAAGTTTTGGATGGTGAAATGTAAG ACTGGTCATGAGCGGGAGGCAGCTGTTTGCCTGATGCAGAAGTATCTTGATGAAGGATCTGAGTTGCAAATTAGGTCAGCCATAGCTCTTGACCATCTCAAGGACTACATATATGTTGAGGCAGACAAAGAAGCCCATGTGAAGGAG GCTTGCAAGGGTATGCGCTTAATTCATGGGAATACTAAAATAATACTCGTTCCAATCAAAGAAATGACTGATGTTGTCTCAGTGAAAAGCAAAGCAATTGATCTTTCCAGGGATACTTGGGTCAGAGTGAAGAAAGGAGATTATAAAGGGGATCTCGCTAAA GTTGTGGACGTGGATAATGTGCAGCAGAGAGTTACAGTAAAACTAATCCCACGGATTGACTTACAGGCCCTTGCAAATAAATTG GAAGAAAGGGAAGTCCCAAAAAAGAAGGGATTTGTTCCACCTGCACGTTTTATGAATGTTGATGAAGCTAG AGAAATGCGTATACGTGTGGAGCGTAGATATGACCCAATGACCGGCGATTACTTTGAGAATATAGGTGGCATGATGTTCAAGGATGGTTTCCTTTATAAAAATGTCTCCATCAAATCAATCAGCACTCAGAACATACAACCAACTTTTGATGAATTCGAGAAATTTCGGCAACCCGTCGAGCATGGAGTTGGAGATATGGCTAGTTTGTCAACAGTGTTTGCAAACAGGAAGAAATGCCATTTTATGAAGGGTGATCAAGTTATTATTGTGAAGGGAGATCTCAAAAATTTGAAGGGATGGGTTGAGAAAGTTGATGAAGACAATGTCCACATCAGATCAAATGCGGAGGGCCTCCCC aaaactcTTGCTGTGAATGAAAAGGAGCTTTGCAAGTACTTTGAACCTGGGAATCATGTGAAGGTTGTCTGTGGTGCTTCAGAAGGCGCAACTGGTATGGTCATAAAGGTCGAGGGGCATGTAGTTATCATAGTGTCCGATACAAATAAAGAAGAT ATACGTGTCCTTGCGGATAATGTTGCAGAGAGCTCTGAGGTGACTTCTGGTGTTACCAGAACCGGGGGATATGAGCTTCACGATCTTGTGGTTGGTAGATCATGTGGGAACGGCAAAAGAAAT GGTGGTACACTGGCTTCAAGATTTTCtcatctcagaactccaactcATGTTCTGCAATCCCTAGGGAAATTTCCTAGAGGCGCTCCAATGGACT CTGGAGCAAGGCATAGAGGTGGTAGAGGACATGATCCATTGGTCGGTACCACAGTAAAAGTTTGTCAGGGGCCTTTCAAGGGATATCGTGGACGCGTCGTTGATTTTAAAGGCTCATCTGTGAGGATCGAGTTGGAGTCGAAAGTAGTAGCAG TTGATCGTCATCATATTTCTGATAACACGGTTGTTTCGACTCCTTATCG TAGTGGTACGGGTAGTGAGACCCCCATGCATCCTTCACGCACACCATTGCATCCATATATGGCTCAGATGAGAGATCCTGGAG CAACTCCTATTCATGATGGAATGAGGACACCTATGCGTGACAGAGCATGGAATCCGTACACACCAATGAGTCCACCTAG GGATAACTGGGAAAATGCAAGCCCTGGTTCTTGGGGAACAAGTCCACAGTATCAG CCTGGAAGTCCTTCAAGGAGATATGAGGCGCCTACTCCTGGTTCAGGTTGGGCCAACACTCCCAGCGACATTTATGGTGAGGCTGGAATGCCAAGGG CAAATGCCCTGAGCCCATACCTGCCATCCACTCCTGGTGGACATCCGATGACACCAAGTTCAGCTTCATATCTTCCTGACACTCCTGGTTGGCAACCAATGACACCTGGAAGAAGTGGGTTGGATGTAATGTCTCCTGCAGCAGGTCTGTTTGCTCTTTTTAGTCATCAAAATTTATTCGGTGGATGTAACACTTCATCTATTTGA